One window of the Novipirellula caenicola genome contains the following:
- a CDS encoding serine/threonine-protein kinase: MPSRDKLNSPIAPTVAGEGTLLDSVMADFIERQEKGLSPDPNQYLIAYPQFAGELKSFFRNHHWLAGDASSVSVAPTLAGTRIGPYRIECEIARGGMGVVYRAIQDNLGRPVALKLISSGVLACEEERRRFRIEAEAAAGLHHPGIIAIHDIGTWGGYEYFSMTLVEGPTLQQKVDARNSDNRCWDDAEAATIVRDVACAVAYAHRAGIVHRDLKPENILISSDGRPLVADFGLAKWHRDGALVTRTGQVLGTPHYMSPEQAAGGRDVNETSDIYSLGAILYALLTGHPPHQGQSAADILRSVLHDDPISPRLIRHTIPTDLEAICLKAMHYEAECRYRSAEALAEDLDRYLAGEEVAASSSGILDRVAREIRRDQHQNYFAAWGNTLVGIGMIIFIAHVAMFWLDRFYSLPHGIAYWGPRITMLSFIFSWIYWARRGQFLPRTVAERPVWSIWIGYLATLLTMNLLLTFGSLDHRVLFPIAAALSGFGFIAMGGHVWGGAAILGVLFLVGSLVSIVWLPYASLIFGSIWLLNLSILGWHYRSRSQPEN, from the coding sequence GTGCCGTCCAGAGATAAATTGAATTCACCGATCGCCCCGACCGTTGCCGGGGAAGGAACGCTGCTTGATAGCGTGATGGCCGATTTCATCGAGCGACAGGAAAAAGGACTCTCCCCCGACCCCAACCAATATCTGATCGCGTACCCCCAATTTGCTGGCGAACTGAAAAGTTTTTTTCGCAATCATCACTGGCTCGCGGGCGATGCAAGTTCGGTTTCGGTCGCTCCCACGTTAGCGGGCACCAGGATCGGGCCCTATCGGATCGAGTGTGAGATTGCTCGCGGCGGCATGGGGGTCGTGTACCGAGCGATCCAAGACAATCTTGGGCGTCCCGTCGCGTTGAAATTGATCAGCAGTGGCGTTTTGGCCTGCGAAGAAGAACGGCGACGGTTTCGGATCGAAGCCGAAGCGGCGGCCGGGTTGCATCACCCCGGTATCATTGCGATTCACGATATCGGGACATGGGGAGGTTATGAATACTTTTCGATGACCTTGGTCGAAGGGCCGACGCTGCAGCAAAAAGTCGACGCCCGAAATTCGGACAACCGGTGTTGGGATGATGCCGAAGCGGCCACGATCGTTCGCGACGTGGCGTGTGCGGTCGCCTACGCCCACCGTGCCGGCATCGTGCATCGGGATCTGAAGCCCGAAAATATTCTGATTTCAAGCGACGGACGCCCGTTGGTCGCCGATTTTGGGTTAGCCAAATGGCACCGTGACGGGGCGCTGGTCACACGCACCGGACAAGTTTTGGGAACCCCTCATTATATGAGTCCCGAGCAGGCCGCCGGGGGACGTGACGTCAACGAAACGTCGGACATCTATTCGCTCGGTGCGATCCTGTATGCGTTGCTGACCGGGCATCCGCCCCATCAAGGCCAATCGGCGGCCGACATTCTACGCTCGGTACTGCACGACGACCCAATCTCGCCGCGTCTGATTCGCCACACGATCCCCACCGATTTGGAAGCAATTTGTTTGAAAGCAATGCACTACGAAGCCGAGTGTCGCTACCGCTCGGCCGAGGCGTTGGCGGAGGACCTGGATCGCTATCTCGCGGGCGAGGAAGTTGCAGCATCGAGCAGCGGGATTCTGGATCGAGTCGCTCGCGAAATTCGTCGTGACCAGCATCAGAACTATTTTGCCGCCTGGGGAAACACCCTGGTCGGCATCGGAATGATCATCTTCATTGCCCATGTGGCAATGTTTTGGCTTGATCGGTTCTATTCGCTGCCGCACGGGATCGCTTACTGGGGGCCGCGAATCACAATGCTGTCATTCATATTTTCATGGATCTACTGGGCGCGGCGGGGGCAATTTTTACCGCGAACCGTCGCCGAACGTCCCGTCTGGTCGATCTGGATCGGCTACTTAGCCACGCTGCTGACAATGAACTTGTTGTTGACGTTCGGCTCGCTGGATCATCGGGTGTTATTTCCGATCGCCGCAGCGCTCAGCGGGTTCGGTTTCATTGCGATGGGAGGCCACGTGTGGGGCGGCGCGGCGATTCTAGGCGTTTTGTTTCTCGTGGGGTCGCTCGTTTCGATCGTTTGGTTGCCTTATGCCTCGTTGATTTTTGGATCGATTTGGCTGCTGAATCTGTCCATATTGGGGTGGCATTATCGATCGCGGTCCCAGCCGGAAAATTAG
- a CDS encoding ABC transporter ATP-binding protein yields MSIIEVRQLTKSYRVYKKREGLSDSIRGLFHREYSEVEAVRGIDLDVQQGEFVAFLGPNGAGKTTTLKLLSGVINPTSGTASVMGYVPWQRKNDYRRRFALVMGQKNQLWWDLPAQESYRLHQQIYGIDADRFKTTLAELTDLLDVGRLLSQPVRELSLGERMKMELIAALLHSPEVLFLDEPTIGLDVIAQHNIQKFLRYYQEKRKITILLTSHYMKDIAALCKRVVIVADGRIEYDGSLSGIIDKFSGSKIITLQFAEGHRPSMSTFGEVLDENWPKVRVRVNRADVPRVLAETLRDNPIEDVAVEDPPLEDVIADLFRETSERNLQNAANVAATGR; encoded by the coding sequence ATGTCCATTATCGAAGTCCGTCAATTAACCAAGTCCTACCGTGTCTACAAGAAACGTGAGGGTCTTTCCGACAGTATCCGAGGACTGTTCCATCGCGAATACAGCGAAGTCGAAGCGGTTCGCGGGATCGATTTGGATGTCCAGCAGGGTGAATTCGTGGCCTTTCTTGGCCCTAATGGTGCTGGCAAAACGACGACGCTGAAACTGCTGAGCGGCGTGATCAATCCAACCAGCGGCACGGCGTCGGTGATGGGATACGTCCCCTGGCAGCGAAAAAACGATTATCGCCGCCGCTTTGCCTTGGTGATGGGCCAAAAAAATCAACTTTGGTGGGACCTTCCTGCCCAAGAGTCATACCGATTGCACCAGCAGATTTATGGGATCGACGCGGACCGGTTCAAGACGACACTCGCCGAATTGACCGATCTGCTGGATGTCGGCCGACTGCTCAGCCAACCAGTGCGTGAATTGTCGCTCGGCGAGCGTATGAAGATGGAACTGATCGCGGCGCTGCTGCACAGCCCCGAGGTCCTGTTCTTGGACGAACCAACGATCGGACTGGATGTGATCGCGCAACACAACATCCAGAAGTTTTTGCGGTACTACCAAGAGAAACGCAAGATCACGATCCTGTTGACCAGTCACTACATGAAGGACATCGCGGCATTGTGCAAACGGGTCGTGATTGTTGCCGATGGTCGCATCGAGTACGACGGCTCGCTGTCGGGGATCATCGACAAGTTCTCGGGTTCCAAAATCATCACGTTGCAGTTCGCCGAAGGACATCGTCCGTCGATGTCAACGTTTGGCGAAGTCTTGGACGAAAATTGGCCCAAGGTCCGAGTCCGAGTCAATCGAGCGGATGTGCCACGAGTGCTCGCCGAAACATTGCGAGACAATCCGATCGAAGACGTCGCGGTAGAGGATCCACCGCTGGAAGATGTAATCGCTGATCTGTTCCGCGAAACGTCCGAACGCAATCTACAAAACGCCGCAAACGTCGCTGCAACCGGTCGCTGA
- a CDS encoding ArnT family glycosyltransferase — protein MLDWILEKRYRFAAVLLAYFGLHVIVRVCISGSLDFDESEQAFLSQWFSLGYNSQPPLYTWMQTAMFHVFGYGVMPLALLKNVLLALTYLCVFGTVHKATGNAAMALVASLAMMTIPQISWESHRDLSHTVAVTFAVSLLVYCVVSLRHQPHWKWYVAIGLTCGFGLLSKYNFAIVIVAVAAAAISVPSYRRWLLDRRLILSVVVAAVLVAPHTYWAIDHLQLASSKTISTLTTEQTDSWSSNVSHGAYALVTSTLACCLLTLAIFLVAFRDSLKSILLQWKSNRDATDPTTLLIERFFLIVGLALMMLVLSGNALEFKNRWIQPFACLFPAYLMLRVGRYAYLDRVAMNRVCISAVTLMAVVLVAIVARPMFSQKRNRFIWLNIPYPQFAQTIQDEVGSTPAIIITPHMHSAGNLKLQFPHSLVISMDQRHLVDSESLLKILARGNQQVVVASDACSPNANDQLSEFAIEIVGQPTDRLVWQSRRYRYLYGDESATTTLGFAQMEHSIDPIAAIYDPLSASDRIGALPPQSATR, from the coding sequence ATGCTTGATTGGATCCTAGAAAAACGCTATCGATTTGCAGCGGTTTTGCTCGCCTACTTCGGTTTGCACGTCATCGTGCGTGTCTGCATTTCCGGTTCGCTCGATTTTGACGAATCCGAACAAGCGTTTTTGTCTCAGTGGTTTTCGCTTGGCTACAACAGCCAACCACCGCTGTACACGTGGATGCAAACAGCCATGTTCCATGTCTTTGGCTACGGCGTGATGCCGCTCGCCTTGCTGAAAAACGTGTTGTTGGCACTGACGTACCTCTGTGTCTTTGGCACCGTCCATAAAGCCACCGGGAATGCCGCGATGGCGTTGGTCGCTTCGCTTGCGATGATGACGATCCCGCAAATTTCCTGGGAAAGCCATCGCGATCTGTCGCACACCGTGGCGGTCACGTTTGCCGTTAGTTTATTGGTGTACTGCGTGGTTTCGCTGCGTCACCAACCGCACTGGAAATGGTACGTTGCGATCGGTTTGACCTGTGGCTTTGGCTTACTGAGTAAATACAACTTTGCGATTGTGATCGTGGCGGTGGCCGCTGCGGCGATTTCGGTGCCAAGTTATCGCCGCTGGTTGCTTGATCGTCGTTTGATCCTTTCGGTTGTCGTCGCCGCCGTGCTGGTTGCACCTCATACCTATTGGGCGATCGATCATCTTCAGCTGGCGTCATCCAAAACCATTTCGACGTTGACCACCGAACAAACGGATTCGTGGAGCAGCAATGTTTCGCACGGGGCTTACGCCCTGGTGACTTCCACGCTTGCATGTTGCTTGTTAACGCTGGCGATCTTTTTGGTTGCCTTTCGTGACTCGCTAAAAAGCATCCTGTTGCAATGGAAATCCAATCGCGATGCGACCGACCCAACCACGTTGTTGATTGAACGATTCTTTTTGATTGTCGGACTCGCACTGATGATGCTTGTATTGTCCGGCAATGCACTGGAGTTCAAAAACCGCTGGATTCAACCGTTTGCGTGTTTGTTTCCCGCCTACTTGATGCTCCGCGTGGGTCGATACGCCTACCTTGACCGCGTAGCGATGAACCGCGTTTGCATCAGTGCGGTGACGTTGATGGCGGTCGTTTTGGTCGCGATCGTCGCCCGCCCCATGTTTTCGCAAAAACGCAACCGGTTCATCTGGTTGAACATTCCCTATCCGCAGTTCGCTCAAACGATTCAAGATGAAGTCGGATCGACACCGGCGATCATCATCACGCCTCATATGCACAGTGCCGGAAATTTGAAACTTCAATTTCCTCACTCGCTGGTCATTTCGATGGACCAACGTCACTTGGTCGATAGCGAATCGCTGCTCAAAATCCTGGCTCGCGGCAATCAGCAGGTCGTCGTGGCAAGTGATGCTTGCAGCCCCAATGCCAACGATCAACTAAGCGAATTTGCGATCGAAATCGTCGGCCAACCGACCGATCGATTGGTTTGGCAGAGTCGCCGATACCGCTACTTGTATGGTGACGAATCGGCAACCACGACACTCGGCTTTGCACAAATGGAACATTCGATCGATCCGATCGCGGCGATTTACGATCCGTTATCCGCCAGTGATCGGATCGGAGCCTTGCCACCCCAATCCGCAACGCGGTGA
- the gcvP gene encoding aminomethyl-transferring glycine dehydrogenase, which produces MSTSTNQPSLCSSTATNAIDFVDGFARRHIGSSETELAEMLGTLGFDSLDALSDATVPADIRLDAPLDIPDPRGERECLQGLKAIASKNKIYRSCIGMGYTGTVTPPVILRNVLENPGWYTQYTPYQAEISQGRLEALLNFQTVIADLTGLPLAGASLLDEATAAAEAMGMCIAIANHKKTGFWASDDCHPQTIALLKTRAAGLGVDLKVGPISEIDFEHGQGGLCGVLVQYPTTDGQIHDYNELAATAKSHKCLTVAAADLLALTLITPPGQWGADICIGSAQRFGVPMGLGGPHAAYISTRDEYARKLPGRIIGVSKDSHGNRALRMAIQTREQHIRRDKATSNICTAQALLAIINSFYAVYHGPEGLTNIARRVQGFTAALAKGLERLGHKTTHDGPVFDTIRIRLGKGRTHAARQVADAARERQINLREYDDGTLGVTLDETSDRGLVADLLAAFNFGHYTGFDIDELLAEAEADGRCDLTGFARTTDFLTHPVFHSYRSETKLLRYIFKLMGRDLSLAHSMIPLGSCTMKLNGTSEMIPVTWPEFANIHPFAPDTQWRGYTYMFRELEAWLCSVTGFAAVSLQPNAGAQGEYAGLLVIRAYHEHQAAKAGKKNERDVCLIPTSAHGTNPASAVMAGMKVVPIKCNERGDIDMDDLKAKAVQHSEKLSCLMITYPSTHGVFESTVRGVCDLIHEHGGQVYMDGANMNAQVGLTSPGKIGADVCHLNLHKTFCIPHGGGGPGMGPIGVAPQLAPFLPEHPVERPDTAGEFAIGPVSAAPYGSPSILTISYVYIALMGASGLKKATQVAILNANYMAKRLSQHYDILYTDTNGFVAHEFIVDCRKFEKSAGVKIEDIAKRLMDYGFHGPTMSWPVPGTLMIEPTESESKDELDRFCDAMIAIRAEIQSIEDGKMDANDNPLKHAPHTMGAIGSDDWQHPYTREQAAWPMAWLRDAKFWPTVGRIDSAYGDRNLVCSCPPMDDYS; this is translated from the coding sequence ATGTCCACAAGCACCAATCAGCCATCGCTCTGCTCGTCCACCGCTACGAACGCCATCGATTTCGTCGACGGTTTTGCGAGGCGTCACATTGGATCGTCGGAAACCGAACTCGCTGAGATGTTAGGTACGCTCGGTTTCGATTCGCTGGACGCGCTGTCGGACGCCACCGTGCCAGCGGATATTCGGTTGGATGCACCACTGGACATCCCCGATCCGCGTGGCGAACGGGAATGTTTGCAGGGGCTGAAGGCGATCGCCAGCAAGAACAAAATCTACCGCTCGTGTATTGGGATGGGGTACACCGGGACCGTTACCCCGCCCGTGATTTTGCGGAACGTGCTCGAGAATCCCGGTTGGTACACGCAGTACACGCCCTACCAGGCCGAGATTTCGCAAGGACGGCTCGAGGCGCTGCTGAATTTCCAAACCGTGATCGCCGATCTCACTGGATTGCCATTGGCCGGGGCGAGTCTGCTGGACGAAGCGACCGCGGCGGCCGAAGCGATGGGGATGTGCATCGCCATTGCCAATCACAAGAAAACGGGTTTCTGGGCGTCCGATGATTGCCATCCCCAAACGATCGCACTGCTGAAAACGCGTGCGGCCGGTTTAGGCGTTGATTTGAAGGTCGGGCCGATCAGCGAGATCGATTTCGAACATGGCCAAGGGGGGCTGTGTGGCGTCTTGGTCCAATACCCCACCACCGATGGCCAAATTCATGACTACAACGAATTGGCGGCAACCGCCAAGAGCCACAAGTGTTTGACGGTGGCCGCAGCCGATTTGTTGGCACTGACGCTGATCACGCCTCCGGGGCAATGGGGAGCTGATATCTGCATCGGCAGCGCTCAGCGATTCGGAGTCCCGATGGGGTTGGGAGGACCGCATGCTGCCTACATCTCGACTCGCGACGAGTATGCTCGAAAACTGCCTGGTCGGATCATCGGTGTTTCCAAAGACAGCCACGGCAATCGTGCGCTGCGTATGGCGATTCAAACTCGCGAGCAACATATTCGCCGTGACAAAGCCACCAGCAACATTTGCACCGCTCAAGCGCTGCTTGCGATCATCAACTCGTTCTACGCGGTCTACCATGGCCCCGAAGGATTGACCAACATCGCCCGCCGAGTGCAAGGGTTCACCGCGGCGCTAGCCAAAGGACTCGAACGCCTCGGGCACAAGACGACTCACGATGGTCCCGTCTTTGACACGATTCGCATCCGCTTGGGCAAAGGACGCACGCATGCCGCCCGCCAAGTGGCCGACGCGGCACGTGAACGCCAAATCAACTTGCGTGAATACGACGATGGCACGTTGGGCGTGACCCTAGATGAAACCAGCGATCGTGGGTTGGTGGCGGATCTTTTGGCAGCGTTCAATTTTGGGCACTACACCGGTTTCGATATCGACGAACTGCTGGCCGAAGCGGAAGCCGATGGACGATGCGATCTAACGGGTTTTGCGCGTACCACTGATTTTCTGACGCACCCCGTGTTCCATTCGTATCGCAGCGAAACCAAGTTGCTGCGGTACATTTTCAAGTTGATGGGCCGCGATCTGTCGCTCGCACACAGTATGATTCCGCTCGGCTCGTGTACGATGAAATTGAACGGCACCAGCGAGATGATTCCCGTCACGTGGCCCGAGTTCGCCAATATCCACCCCTTCGCCCCCGACACTCAGTGGCGTGGTTACACGTACATGTTCCGCGAACTCGAGGCGTGGTTGTGCAGCGTGACCGGGTTTGCGGCGGTCAGTTTGCAGCCCAACGCGGGCGCCCAGGGCGAGTACGCTGGTCTGCTGGTGATTCGTGCCTACCACGAGCATCAAGCGGCCAAGGCGGGCAAGAAAAACGAACGTGATGTCTGTTTGATTCCGACATCCGCACACGGAACCAATCCCGCATCCGCCGTGATGGCGGGGATGAAAGTCGTGCCGATCAAGTGCAACGAACGCGGCGATATCGACATGGACGATTTGAAGGCCAAGGCGGTCCAGCACAGTGAGAAACTTTCCTGTTTGATGATCACCTATCCATCGACTCACGGCGTTTTCGAAAGCACCGTGCGAGGCGTTTGCGATTTGATTCACGAACATGGCGGGCAAGTCTACATGGACGGGGCGAACATGAACGCTCAAGTCGGGCTGACCAGCCCCGGTAAGATCGGTGCGGACGTTTGTCACTTGAATCTGCACAAAACGTTCTGTATTCCTCACGGCGGTGGCGGTCCTGGGATGGGACCGATTGGAGTGGCACCGCAGTTGGCTCCGTTTTTGCCCGAGCATCCAGTGGAACGTCCCGACACCGCAGGCGAATTCGCCATCGGGCCTGTCTCGGCAGCACCCTACGGAAGTCCCAGCATCTTGACGATCAGCTACGTCTACATCGCGCTGATGGGTGCGTCAGGGCTGAAAAAGGCAACGCAGGTCGCGATTCTGAATGCCAATTACATGGCCAAACGCCTGAGTCAGCATTACGACATCTTGTACACCGACACCAACGGTTTTGTCGCGCACGAATTCATTGTGGATTGTCGCAAGTTCGAAAAATCCGCGGGCGTGAAAATCGAAGACATCGCCAAACGGTTGATGGATTACGGATTCCATGGGCCGACGATGTCGTGGCCGGTGCCGGGAACGTTGATGATCGAGCCGACCGAAAGCGAAAGCAAAGATGAGCTGGATCGATTCTGTGACGCCATGATTGCGATTCGTGCCGAGATTCAGAGCATCGAAGATGGCAAAATGGATGCCAATGATAACCCGCTGAAGCACGCTCCGCATACGATGGGCGCGATCGGCAGCGACGATTGGCAGCATCCTTACACTCGCGAGCAAGCGGCATGGCCGATGGCATGGCTGCGAGACGCTAAGTTCTGGCCCACCGTCGGCCGGATCGACAGTGCCTACGGTGACCGCAACCTCGTTTGCAGCTGCCCGCCGATGGACGATTATTCGTAA
- a CDS encoding TolC family protein, with protein sequence MNRSLLRFTAYLQLGITILFACGCAPTQPFFLNESPDLQFYLNQATAIEYPDVEVEHLAETTGALPPLTVGNHDYQFWDLTLEECVSIALQNSKFFITTNGNAEFRQNIATQFTSGNADQFGSIYDIAIQQSTTQSVPLTVDSDGNRTLPRGVLRANQVGGVEDALAEFDAQASGFVNYGTTDRTRNVGFANSINPQIAKATDTTQQAAISKRFATGGVATLRQQVIYSRSNAEISSVSRAVPSDWTALIEAQVQHPLMRNRGTLINRIPVVLASLNEDLSIADFEAQVRNLVRDVENTYWDLYVSYRNVATSIIGRNSAIATAQFARLNLENGTGTRQELAQAVEQYYQFRGILESAIAGSNVPGADRFGVYGNERRMRELLGIAATDGRLIRPIDEPSLARVEFDWNESVAQMLYLSPEIRRNKTRLKQAELELISAKNQILPEVNLSLLYRWVGQGDTLGPPQRRDVDGPNPGSSALAELTSGDYQEGAIRLDITPPAIGARRELARIRGAKWRVVREKSFLQEQERLQVSLLSDATAKVATHYQLVQTNAQRWQAAEQEVEARLAEFKGGRSPVNVVLQSQQRRAQAQIDYYRALGEYNKSINYVDFLKGTLLANSNITLAEGPWNKKAYWDALERARERSAGKQVKYGVTRPEVVRTGPVQDADSAANMMGGSAGHGGAMIIGDPNDPLNMNLSPYRDTIEVDDVPLSEMGTPQQMFSPGVSPEQFAPTNPTTPRARESVPPMPTIDSLPDSGSLQPLDIPIGSAVAPMNYETPAASAHISDDVDVSYTPIPVARRPLPSR encoded by the coding sequence ATGAACCGCTCGCTGTTACGATTTACTGCGTATCTTCAGCTTGGGATTACCATCCTATTCGCGTGTGGATGCGCACCGACACAACCGTTTTTTCTGAATGAGTCCCCGGACCTTCAGTTCTATCTCAATCAAGCGACGGCGATCGAGTATCCCGACGTCGAGGTTGAGCATTTGGCTGAAACCACCGGTGCACTTCCTCCGTTGACCGTTGGTAATCACGATTACCAATTCTGGGATCTGACGTTGGAAGAGTGCGTATCGATCGCGCTTCAGAACTCGAAGTTCTTCATTACCACCAACGGTAACGCTGAGTTCCGCCAAAACATCGCGACTCAGTTCACCAGTGGAAATGCGGACCAGTTCGGCAGCATCTACGACATCGCCATTCAGCAATCGACCACCCAATCGGTTCCGTTGACCGTCGACAGCGACGGCAACCGCACCCTGCCTCGTGGCGTTTTGCGGGCCAACCAGGTCGGCGGTGTGGAAGACGCCTTGGCCGAGTTTGATGCTCAAGCCAGCGGTTTCGTTAACTACGGTACCACCGATCGCACCCGTAACGTTGGTTTCGCGAATAGCATCAACCCGCAAATCGCGAAAGCGACCGACACTACGCAGCAAGCGGCAATCAGCAAGCGATTTGCCACCGGTGGCGTCGCAACGCTTCGTCAACAAGTCATCTATTCGCGAAGCAACGCTGAAATCAGTTCCGTTTCACGAGCCGTCCCAAGCGACTGGACCGCACTGATCGAAGCTCAAGTGCAGCACCCGTTGATGCGAAACCGTGGCACGTTGATCAACCGCATTCCAGTGGTCTTGGCAAGTTTGAACGAAGACCTTTCGATCGCGGATTTCGAAGCTCAGGTGCGTAACCTGGTCCGTGACGTCGAGAACACTTACTGGGACCTGTACGTGTCCTACCGAAATGTCGCGACGTCGATCATCGGTCGTAACAGTGCGATCGCGACCGCTCAATTCGCTCGTTTGAATTTGGAAAACGGCACCGGCACTCGCCAAGAATTGGCTCAAGCAGTCGAGCAGTACTACCAATTCCGTGGCATTTTGGAATCGGCCATCGCCGGTTCGAATGTTCCCGGTGCGGACCGTTTCGGAGTCTACGGCAACGAACGCCGCATGCGTGAATTGCTCGGCATCGCCGCGACCGATGGACGTCTGATTCGTCCGATTGACGAGCCTTCATTGGCCCGCGTTGAATTCGACTGGAACGAATCAGTTGCACAAATGTTGTACCTCAGCCCTGAGATTCGCCGTAACAAAACTCGGCTCAAACAGGCTGAGTTGGAGTTGATCTCTGCCAAGAACCAAATTTTGCCCGAAGTCAATCTATCGCTGCTTTACCGCTGGGTCGGCCAAGGCGACACGCTGGGCCCACCACAGCGACGTGACGTCGATGGACCAAACCCCGGCAGCAGTGCGTTGGCGGAACTTACGAGCGGCGATTACCAAGAAGGTGCAATTCGATTGGACATCACGCCTCCGGCAATCGGAGCACGTCGTGAACTGGCACGCATCCGTGGTGCTAAGTGGCGAGTGGTTCGTGAAAAGTCGTTCTTGCAAGAACAAGAGCGTTTGCAGGTCAGTCTGTTGAGTGATGCCACCGCGAAAGTGGCGACTCACTACCAACTCGTACAAACCAATGCACAACGATGGCAAGCGGCTGAGCAAGAAGTGGAAGCTCGATTGGCCGAATTCAAGGGCGGTCGAAGCCCCGTGAATGTCGTGCTGCAAAGTCAACAACGTCGTGCTCAAGCACAAATCGATTACTACCGAGCCCTTGGTGAATACAACAAATCGATCAACTACGTCGACTTCCTCAAAGGCACCCTACTGGCTAACAGCAACATTACGTTGGCCGAAGGACCTTGGAATAAGAAAGCGTACTGGGATGCACTGGAACGAGCACGTGAGCGAAGTGCTGGAAAGCAAGTCAAGTACGGCGTGACACGACCCGAGGTCGTTCGCACCGGACCCGTGCAAGATGCGGATTCCGCCGCCAACATGATGGGCGGATCGGCAGGGCACGGCGGAGCAATGATCATCGGTGATCCTAACGATCCGCTGAACATGAACCTGTCGCCTTACCGTGACACGATCGAAGTGGACGATGTTCCGCTGAGCGAGATGGGGACTCCGCAGCAAATGTTTTCACCCGGCGTCTCGCCTGAGCAATTTGCACCCACGAATCCGACCACCCCGCGAGCTCGTGAATCGGTTCCGCCGATGCCAACGATCGACAGCTTGCCAGATTCGGGATCACTACAACCGCTGGACATTCCAATCGGCAGTGCCGTCGCACCGATGAACTACGAAACGCCCGCCGCCTCGGCCCACATTTCGGACGACGTCGACGTCAGCTACACACCGATCCCGGTCGCACGTCGACCCTTACCGTCTCGTTAA
- a CDS encoding glycosyltransferase family 2 protein: MMNASPQDGSEPDAIQLSIVIPLYNEEESVGPLIAALKETFAEEPSRLEIILVDDGSIDQTYSNATAAADASGLPIHIVSLYRNFGQTAAMQAGIDAAQGRLIATLDGDLQNDPADIPKMVAHLEANQLDLLVGRRKKRQDGFLLRLVPSWIANRLIAKVTGVQIRDYGCSLKIYRASVIKQVKLIGEMHRFIPAWVAAVTHPSRISEIEVRHQARQYGSSKYGISRTIRVVLDLLSVLFFMKYRARPGHFFGSVGLFVGAIGMLMLGSLGVAKFAFGQDIGTRPMLLIGTIATLSSLQLICFGVMAEMLSRIYYQSSSQPGYFTRHHHTTLAANAHAANVASGRGDASGSVSVPRDYLLPLPHSPSETPRERRAG, translated from the coding sequence ATGATGAACGCATCACCTCAGGATGGATCCGAACCTGACGCAATCCAACTCTCCATCGTAATTCCGTTGTACAACGAAGAGGAATCGGTAGGGCCGTTGATCGCTGCGCTGAAAGAAACATTCGCAGAGGAACCATCGAGGCTAGAGATCATCTTGGTCGACGACGGCAGTATCGACCAAACCTACTCCAACGCCACGGCGGCCGCCGATGCGTCAGGTTTGCCCATTCATATCGTCTCGCTATACCGCAATTTCGGTCAAACCGCGGCGATGCAAGCAGGGATTGATGCAGCCCAAGGCCGGTTGATCGCGACGTTGGACGGAGATCTGCAGAACGATCCCGCCGACATCCCGAAAATGGTCGCCCACTTGGAAGCCAACCAATTGGATCTGTTGGTGGGTCGCCGTAAAAAACGCCAAGACGGCTTTCTGCTGCGATTGGTGCCGTCATGGATCGCCAACCGATTGATCGCCAAGGTCACCGGAGTGCAGATCCGCGACTACGGATGTAGCCTCAAGATCTATCGAGCCTCGGTGATCAAACAAGTCAAGCTGATCGGCGAGATGCACCGCTTTATCCCAGCATGGGTTGCCGCGGTGACACATCCATCGCGAATTTCCGAGATCGAAGTCCGTCACCAGGCTCGCCAATATGGCAGTTCAAAGTATGGCATCTCTCGAACCATCCGCGTGGTGTTGGATTTGTTGTCGGTGTTGTTCTTTATGAAATACCGAGCGCGTCCAGGGCACTTTTTTGGCAGCGTTGGCCTCTTTGTCGGCGCGATCGGAATGCTGATGCTGGGCAGTCTCGGGGTTGCCAAGTTTGCCTTTGGTCAAGACATCGGAACCCGCCCCATGTTGTTGATTGGCACGATCGCCACGCTTTCCTCGCTGCAGCTGATCTGCTTTGGTGTGATGGCGGAAATGCTGTCGCGGATCTACTACCAATCCTCCAGCCAACCCGGTTACTTCACGCGTCATCATCACACGACCCTCGCAGCCAACGCCCACGCAGCCAATGTGGCGTCCGGCCGTGGCGATGCGTCCGGATCGGTGTCGGTCCCCCGAGATTATTTATTGCCGCTTCCACACAGCCCATCCGAGACTCCTCGAGAAAGACGAGCTGGCTAA